One stretch of Bacteroidota bacterium DNA includes these proteins:
- a CDS encoding electron transfer flavoprotein subunit beta/FixA family protein, giving the protein GTTVIAVSMGPPQAVDALTQAIGMGADQGILLCDRAFAGADTWATSLTLSRAIQKIGEVDLILCGHQAIDGDTAQIGPQVADWLGIAQATYVREIEQVTDKRPCEPGKPGEPGEIIVKRRVDAGVERLACQLPALITVIKALNQPRYAHMERLITACTDQAPIRVWNAADIGVNTCEVGLEGSNTHVIKTFTPNFKRQNEILTGSKQEVVADLFARLKKSDTTLSGKFQGRPS; this is encoded by the coding sequence TGGGGACAACAGTGATTGCCGTTTCCATGGGGCCGCCCCAGGCCGTGGATGCACTGACACAAGCGATCGGCATGGGTGCGGACCAGGGGATTTTGCTCTGCGACAGGGCCTTTGCCGGGGCAGACACCTGGGCCACCTCCCTGACCTTAAGCCGTGCCATCCAAAAAATTGGCGAAGTGGATCTGATCCTTTGCGGCCATCAGGCCATTGACGGGGATACCGCCCAGATCGGGCCCCAGGTGGCGGACTGGTTAGGGATTGCCCAGGCCACCTATGTCCGGGAGATTGAACAGGTGACAGACAAGAGACCCTGTGAACCTGGAAAACCAGGCGAACCCGGCGAAATCATTGTCAAACGACGGGTGGACGCCGGGGTGGAGCGCCTTGCCTGTCAATTGCCCGCCCTTATCACGGTGATCAAAGCGCTGAACCAGCCGCGGTATGCCCACATGGAACGGCTGATCACCGCCTGCACGGACCAGGCGCCCATTCGGGTATGGAATGCGGCCGACATCGGGGTCAACACCTGTGAGGTGGGGCTGGAAGGGTCCAACACCCATGTGATCAAAACCTTTACCCCCAATTTCAAGCGGCAGAACGAAATTCTAACGGGCAGCAAGCAGGAGGTGGTGGCAGATCTTTTTGCCCGGCTGAAAAAAAGCGACACCACCCTTTCCGGTAAATTCCAGGGGAGGCCATCATGA